The following proteins come from a genomic window of Nodularia sp. LEGE 06071:
- the asnS gene encoding asparagine--tRNA ligase has protein sequence MSNRRIAEVLRSGEPDDSLVIQGWVRTKRELKGFAFIEVNDGSSLANLQAVINQDLPDYEEIIKKLNTGAAVEVSGVLVASQGKGQRIELKAEAVKVYGEADPETYPLQKKRHSFEFLRTIGHLRSRTNSFGAVFRVRNACSAAIHEFFQERGFLWVHTPVITANDCEGAGELFSVTSLDLKNIPRTENQAVDYTQDFFGKPTYLTVSGQLEAEVMAMAFSNVYTFAPTFRAENSNTSRHLAEFWMVEPEMAFCDLDGNMDLAEAFLKYVFKYVLEKCPEDMEFFNQRIDKTVLETADNIINNQFERLTYTEAVKLLEKADVKFEYPVNWGLDLQSEHERYLAEQLFKKPVIVTDYPAQIKAFYMRVNDDEKTVRAMDILAPKIGEIIGGSQREERLEVLERRILAQGMQPEDLWWYMDLRRYGTVPHAGFGLGFERLVQFMTGMANIRDVIPFPRTPQSAEF, from the coding sequence ATGTCGAATCGCCGAATTGCCGAAGTATTGCGGAGTGGTGAACCTGATGATTCTCTCGTTATTCAAGGCTGGGTAAGAACGAAACGCGAGTTAAAAGGATTTGCTTTTATCGAAGTCAACGACGGCTCATCACTAGCTAATTTGCAAGCCGTGATTAATCAGGATTTGCCAGACTACGAAGAAATCATCAAAAAACTAAATACAGGTGCGGCTGTAGAAGTCAGTGGGGTACTGGTAGCTTCTCAAGGTAAGGGACAGCGCATTGAACTAAAAGCCGAAGCCGTGAAAGTCTACGGAGAGGCTGATCCCGAAACTTATCCTCTGCAAAAGAAACGCCACTCCTTTGAATTTTTACGCACAATTGGACATTTGCGATCGCGCACTAATTCTTTTGGTGCAGTTTTCCGCGTCAGAAACGCCTGTTCTGCGGCCATTCACGAATTTTTCCAAGAAAGAGGCTTTTTATGGGTACATACACCTGTAATTACAGCTAACGACTGCGAAGGCGCAGGAGAACTATTCAGCGTTACCAGCTTGGATTTAAAAAATATTCCCCGCACAGAAAATCAAGCAGTAGATTACACCCAAGACTTTTTTGGTAAACCCACATACTTAACAGTTAGCGGACAGTTAGAAGCCGAAGTCATGGCCATGGCCTTTTCTAACGTCTACACCTTCGCCCCCACCTTCCGTGCAGAAAATTCTAACACCTCCCGCCACCTCGCCGAATTTTGGATGGTCGAGCCAGAAATGGCATTTTGTGACCTAGATGGGAACATGGATTTAGCCGAAGCATTTCTGAAATACGTGTTTAAATATGTCTTAGAAAAATGCCCAGAAGACATGGAATTTTTCAACCAACGCATTGATAAAACCGTCTTAGAAACAGCCGATAATATTATTAATAATCAATTTGAGCGCTTAACTTATACAGAAGCAGTCAAATTATTAGAAAAAGCCGATGTCAAGTTTGAATATCCAGTCAATTGGGGCTTAGATTTACAATCAGAACATGAACGCTATCTAGCCGAACAACTGTTTAAAAAACCCGTAATTGTCACAGATTATCCCGCCCAAATCAAAGCCTTTTATATGCGTGTCAACGATGATGAAAAAACCGTCCGCGCAATGGATATTCTTGCACCTAAAATAGGCGAAATTATTGGCGGTTCCCAAAGAGAAGAACGCCTAGAAGTTTTAGAACGCCGTATTTTAGCCCAAGGAATGCAACCAGAAGACTTATGGTGGTATATGGATTTACGCCGTTATGGTACTGTTCCCCATGCTGGTTTCGGCTTAGGTTTTGAAAGACTCGTGCAATTTATGACAGGTATGGCGAATATCCGCGATGTCATACCCTTCCCCCGCACACCCCAAAGTGCCGAATTTTAG